In Streptomyces sp. NBC_00414, a single window of DNA contains:
- a CDS encoding CsbD family protein: MSKAKSKAKQMKGKMKETTGRAMDDKSMEGEGRGEQMMGKAEELKDRASGHMKKSGR; the protein is encoded by the coding sequence ATGAGCAAGGCGAAGAGCAAGGCGAAGCAGATGAAGGGCAAGATGAAGGAGACCACCGGCAGGGCCATGGACGACAAGTCCATGGAGGGCGAGGGCCGGGGCGAGCAGATGATGGGCAAGGCCGAGGAGCTCAAGGACAGGGCTTCCGGCCACATGAAGAAGTCCGGCCGATAG
- a CDS encoding HemK2/MTQ2 family protein methyltransferase: MAFLVDPTRPPGPVMAPPGVYAPQADTFLLARALYRESPGPGMDVLDLGTGTGTLAICAARKGARVTAVDIAWRAVLTARLNALRSRQRLTVHRGDLLEPVRGRSFDIIISNPPYVPTPPSEPSGGRGRERAWNAGLDGRVVLDRICADAPRVLRPGGVLLIAQSGLSGTDETLDRLADAGLRATVGDRAYIPFGPVLRSRLPWLRESGRIAEREENEELVIIRAERT; this comes from the coding sequence ATGGCTTTCCTCGTCGACCCGACACGTCCGCCCGGCCCCGTGATGGCACCGCCGGGCGTCTACGCACCACAGGCCGACACCTTCCTCCTGGCCCGGGCCCTCTACCGCGAGAGCCCCGGTCCCGGCATGGATGTCCTCGACCTCGGGACCGGCACCGGGACCCTGGCGATCTGCGCCGCCCGGAAGGGCGCTCGCGTGACGGCGGTCGACATCGCCTGGCGGGCCGTCCTCACCGCCCGGCTGAACGCCCTGCGGTCACGGCAGCGCCTCACGGTCCACCGTGGCGACCTGCTGGAACCGGTCCGGGGACGGTCCTTCGACATCATCATCAGCAATCCGCCGTACGTTCCCACGCCCCCCTCGGAACCGTCGGGCGGCCGGGGCCGTGAGCGGGCCTGGAACGCCGGGCTCGACGGACGCGTGGTCCTGGACCGCATCTGCGCCGACGCACCGCGTGTCCTGCGGCCCGGTGGTGTCCTGCTCATCGCGCAGTCGGGGCTGAGCGGCACCGACGAGACCCTGGACCGCCTGGCCGACGCGGGACTGCGGGCCACGGTCGGCGACCGGGCGTACATCCCGTTCGGGCCCGTACTCCGCTCGCGTCTGCCCTGGCTCAGGGAGTCCGGCCGGATCGCGGAACGCGAGGAGAACGAGGAACTGGTGATCATCAGGGCCGAACGGACCTGA
- the ligD gene encoding non-homologous end-joining DNA ligase, protein MTDLLGSLPDDQRRLLRAAVPGVELASRPMLATLSDQRDFPGEWLFERKLDGVRVLAVREGGRVVLLSRTGNRLNETYPEIVDALAAQPCTDFTVDGEIVAFAHGRTDFSRLQQRMGLTRRRDVEASAVAVTYCLFDLLRLEGADTTRLPLRARKSLLRRALTYRAPLRLTTHRNEGGAELLADACTRGWEGLIAKRATSLYQPRRSPDWLKLKCSLEQEFVIGGFTEPGGSRAGFGALLLGHFEGEDLRYAGKVGTGFDRRTLLALRGALDQLRLPASPFTDRVREAGAHWAEPVLVAQIAFTEWTRDGMLRHPRFLGVRHDKPSRDVVRERPI, encoded by the coding sequence ATGACCGACCTTCTGGGTTCCCTGCCCGACGACCAGCGGCGGCTGCTCCGGGCCGCGGTTCCCGGCGTCGAGCTGGCTTCCCGGCCGATGCTCGCCACGCTCAGCGATCAGCGCGACTTTCCCGGCGAATGGCTCTTCGAGCGGAAGCTCGACGGCGTCCGCGTGCTGGCGGTGCGCGAGGGCGGACGGGTCGTTCTGCTCTCGCGCACCGGCAACCGTCTCAACGAGACGTACCCGGAGATCGTGGACGCGCTCGCCGCCCAGCCGTGCACGGACTTCACCGTGGACGGGGAGATCGTCGCGTTCGCACACGGCCGCACGGACTTCTCCCGTCTTCAGCAGCGTATGGGGCTCACCCGGCGACGGGACGTCGAGGCCAGCGCGGTCGCCGTGACGTACTGCCTCTTCGACCTGCTCAGGCTGGAGGGCGCGGACACGACACGGCTGCCGCTGCGCGCACGCAAGTCGTTGCTCCGGCGCGCCCTGACGTACCGGGCACCGCTGCGCCTGACCACGCACCGCAACGAGGGAGGCGCCGAGCTGCTGGCCGACGCCTGCACCCGAGGCTGGGAGGGGCTCATCGCGAAGCGGGCCACGAGCCTCTACCAGCCACGCCGTTCACCGGACTGGCTCAAGCTGAAGTGTTCCCTGGAGCAGGAGTTCGTGATCGGCGGCTTCACCGAACCGGGCGGCAGCCGCGCCGGATTCGGCGCCCTGCTGCTGGGCCACTTCGAGGGCGAGGACCTGCGGTACGCGGGCAAGGTGGGTACGGGATTCGACCGTCGTACGCTTCTGGCGCTGCGTGGCGCTCTCGACCAACTCCGCCTGCCCGCCTCGCCGTTCACCGACCGGGTGCGTGAGGCGGGCGCCCACTGGGCCGAGCCGGTACTGGTCGCGCAGATCGCGTTCACGGAGTGGACACGGGACGGCATGCTGCGCCACCCGCGCTTCCTCGGTGTGCGCCACGACAAGCCGTCGCGGGACGTCGTCCGCGAGAGGCCGATATGA
- a CDS encoding aminotransferase class V-fold PLP-dependent enzyme, giving the protein MDRTGTTGHISDGDARSEDLAELRSREFGRLDADGHTYLDHTGAGLAPASLVRGSAARITGGVFGNPHSESPASRASGQLLARARRAVLRHFDADPAEYAVIFTPNATGALRLVGEAYPFSRRSRLVMPLDNHNSVNGLREYARSRGARTTYVPVGGQGLRVDEQRLRAALPERGHGVGRRQPRPGERRQGLLAYPAQSNFTGVRHPLAWIAAAQARGYDVLLDAAAFVPTNTLDLSRYHPDFTVVSWYKVFGHPTGVGSLIARRDALARLRRPWFSGGTIYAVSAQAQWHVLADDEAAFEDGTVNFLSIPDVTAGLEWIDGIGMDRVHAHVTALTGQLLSGLGSLRHSDGSPLVRVYGPRDLVARGGTVALNLLDADGQVIDERVVTRDSAARGISLRTGCFCNPGAGEAAFALPLRRLRSAARRRLASLEEYLELLSLPSAGAVRVSLGLSSQPRDIDTFLRFVRETYRDRVPGAAGLEAREGC; this is encoded by the coding sequence GTGGACAGGACAGGGACCACCGGCCACATATCCGACGGCGACGCCCGCTCGGAGGATCTGGCGGAACTGAGAAGCCGGGAGTTCGGCCGTCTCGACGCCGACGGCCACACCTATCTCGACCACACGGGAGCCGGCCTCGCACCGGCCTCGCTCGTCCGGGGGAGCGCCGCGCGGATCACCGGTGGAGTCTTCGGGAACCCGCACTCCGAGAGCCCGGCCTCCCGGGCCTCGGGACAGCTGCTGGCCCGGGCACGCCGGGCGGTGCTCCGCCACTTCGACGCCGACCCGGCCGAGTACGCCGTGATCTTCACCCCGAACGCGACGGGTGCGCTGCGGCTGGTCGGCGAGGCGTACCCCTTCAGCCGCCGCAGCAGGCTGGTCATGCCGCTCGACAACCACAACTCGGTCAACGGCCTGCGGGAGTACGCCCGTTCGCGCGGCGCGCGCACCACGTACGTACCCGTGGGCGGCCAAGGCCTCCGCGTGGACGAACAGCGGCTGCGGGCCGCTCTGCCCGAGCGCGGACACGGTGTCGGCCGACGGCAACCGCGACCCGGCGAGCGCAGACAGGGGCTTCTCGCCTACCCGGCACAGAGCAACTTCACCGGCGTCCGGCATCCGCTCGCCTGGATCGCGGCGGCCCAGGCGCGCGGCTACGACGTCCTGCTCGACGCGGCCGCCTTCGTCCCCACCAACACCCTCGACCTGAGCCGGTACCACCCCGACTTCACGGTCGTCAGCTGGTACAAGGTCTTCGGCCACCCCACCGGCGTCGGCAGCCTGATCGCCCGCCGGGACGCGCTCGCCCGGCTGCGCCGGCCCTGGTTCTCCGGCGGCACGATCTACGCGGTCAGCGCGCAGGCGCAGTGGCACGTCCTCGCGGACGACGAGGCGGCCTTCGAGGACGGCACGGTCAACTTCCTCTCCATTCCCGACGTGACGGCCGGGCTGGAGTGGATCGACGGCATCGGCATGGACCGGGTGCACGCCCATGTGACCGCGCTGACCGGCCAACTCCTCTCAGGCCTGGGGTCGTTGCGGCACAGCGACGGCTCCCCGCTGGTCCGGGTGTACGGCCCGCGCGATCTCGTGGCCCGCGGCGGAACCGTCGCGCTCAACCTGCTGGACGCCGACGGTCAGGTCATCGACGAGCGGGTCGTCACCCGCGACAGCGCCGCGCGGGGCATCTCACTGCGCACGGGATGCTTCTGCAATCCGGGCGCGGGCGAGGCGGCCTTCGCCCTGCCGCTCCGCCGGCTGCGTTCGGCCGCCCGCCGCCGACTGGCCTCCCTGGAGGAGTACTTGGAGCTGCTGTCCCTGCCGTCGGCGGGCGCGGTGCGTGTCTCGCTCGGCCTGTCGTCACAGCCCAGGGACATCGACACGTTCCTGAGGTTCGTACGGGAGACCTACCGTGACCGGGTGCCGGGGGCGGCCGGCCTGGAGGCGAGGGAGGGCTGCTGA
- a CDS encoding ATP-binding cassette domain-containing protein — protein MPTPTGPRPSVSPPRARVDGLRIQARRVTQRVRGTGRVLHDVSFDAAPGEIVVIAGSSGAGKTVLLETLAGLRAADAGAVLHNGVRPGPPGPEFGFVPQEDILHRDLPLHRTLVYAAGLRMPPATSAASVTAAVDRVLASLGLSHRAAAPVRALSGGERKRAGVAAELLTGPRALFLDEPTSGLDPVTGAALLRTLRSLAEDGTTIVLTTHVLADLLRGDQVVFLSPGGQVAYAGEPGALCDAFGVDTVEDVYGVVAEGVVSERAVPEGAVSVGAGPEGARTGPAPDGTGVPRVGPAARPVPRQRVGAVRQWSLLTRRGTALLLHNRLSVAVLAGSPVMIVAMFAVLFRAGAFDPADPDPGSTAMIMFWIAFGAFFFGLTYGLLQICAELPVLRREWLAGLQIGPYVSSKLTIMLPVLAAADALLLAVLRALDRLPAAGWDTYLSLFVSSVLASAAALALGLLASAAVTDPGQATLMLPLLCFPQVLFSGAFVPVPRMTGAGEAISWAMTNRWAFEALGSGVGLEALWRDGASRLGPPLLDSYGDSFAGPAGRGWLILAGFTLVFLAATWAVLVRKCRGGVVRDRAGA, from the coding sequence ATGCCGACACCGACAGGACCGCGTCCGTCCGTCTCCCCGCCGCGCGCCCGTGTCGACGGCCTGCGGATCCAGGCCCGTCGGGTCACTCAGCGGGTGCGCGGGACGGGACGCGTGCTGCACGACGTGTCGTTCGACGCCGCTCCCGGTGAGATCGTCGTGATCGCGGGCAGCAGCGGGGCGGGCAAGACGGTGCTGCTGGAGACACTGGCGGGGCTGCGTGCCGCCGACGCAGGGGCAGTACTGCACAACGGTGTCCGACCGGGGCCGCCGGGGCCGGAGTTCGGGTTCGTCCCGCAGGAGGACATCCTGCACCGGGACCTCCCGCTGCACCGGACCCTGGTGTACGCGGCGGGTCTGCGCATGCCCCCGGCGACCTCCGCCGCATCGGTCACCGCGGCCGTGGACCGGGTCCTGGCCTCCCTGGGGCTGTCCCACCGGGCCGCCGCGCCCGTGCGGGCGCTGAGCGGTGGGGAGCGCAAACGGGCCGGTGTCGCCGCCGAGTTGCTCACCGGACCGCGGGCGCTGTTCCTCGACGAACCGACCTCCGGACTCGATCCGGTCACCGGCGCCGCCCTGCTGCGGACGCTGCGCTCACTGGCCGAGGACGGCACCACCATCGTGCTGACCACCCATGTCCTCGCCGATCTGCTCCGCGGCGACCAGGTCGTCTTCCTCTCCCCCGGCGGGCAGGTCGCGTACGCCGGTGAACCGGGCGCCCTGTGCGATGCGTTCGGCGTGGACACGGTCGAGGACGTGTACGGGGTGGTGGCCGAGGGCGTCGTGTCCGAACGTGCCGTACCGGAGGGTGCCGTATCCGTCGGTGCCGGACCCGAGGGCGCGCGCACTGGACCGGCGCCGGACGGAACGGGTGTCCCCCGCGTCGGCCCGGCGGCGCGGCCCGTCCCCCGGCAGCGCGTCGGTGCCGTACGGCAGTGGTCCCTGCTCACCCGCCGGGGCACCGCGCTGCTGCTGCACAACCGGCTCTCGGTCGCCGTGCTGGCGGGCTCACCCGTGATGATCGTGGCCATGTTCGCGGTGCTGTTCCGTGCGGGGGCCTTCGACCCGGCGGACCCGGACCCGGGATCGACCGCGATGATCATGTTCTGGATCGCCTTCGGGGCCTTCTTCTTCGGGCTGACGTACGGGCTGCTGCAGATCTGCGCGGAACTGCCCGTGCTGCGCCGCGAATGGCTTGCGGGCCTGCAGATCGGCCCGTACGTCTCCTCGAAGCTCACGATCATGCTGCCCGTGCTCGCCGCCGCGGACGCCCTGCTGCTCGCCGTGCTGCGCGCCCTGGACCGGCTGCCCGCGGCGGGCTGGGACACCTACCTCTCCCTGTTCGTGTCGAGCGTGCTGGCCTCGGCCGCGGCGCTCGCGCTGGGGCTGCTCGCCTCGGCCGCGGTGACCGATCCGGGGCAGGCGACGCTGATGCTGCCGCTGCTGTGCTTCCCTCAGGTGCTGTTCTCCGGGGCCTTCGTGCCGGTCCCCCGGATGACGGGCGCCGGGGAGGCGATCAGCTGGGCGATGACGAACCGCTGGGCGTTCGAAGCACTCGGCAGCGGCGTCGGGCTCGAAGCGCTGTGGCGCGACGGGGCCTCCCGCCTGGGCCCGCCGCTCCTCGACTCGTACGGGGACTCGTTCGCCGGTCCGGCGGGCCGCGGCTGGCTGATCCTGGCGGGGTTCACGCTGGTGTTCCTGGCCGCGACATGGGCGGTGCTGGTGCGCAAGTGCCGGGGCGGTGTCGTGCGCGACCGGGCTGGAGCCTGA
- a CDS encoding ROK family transcriptional regulator — protein MRSTPRTEAFPAHTPAAAQIFTTVLSHGPLTRSDMAGRAELSAAAVTKAVRPLIEAGYLVEEAGDETRPSLGRPANSVRVDGGRALFIGVKVTGDEIIAVLTDLCCRIRVARHVPLRAREPQPVLTAIAALVHELLAEADGFGVQVQGIGVAVSGDVDRAAGEVRLSPFLEWRDLPLAELVEMTTGLPVTVDNDVRALTVAEQWFGAGVGLSDFAVVTVGAGIGCGLVVHGRVVSGAHGVAGEIGHVVIDPTGPLCHCGNRGCAEAIAADPAIVTAVRDATGLPVADAAQAVDLARKGDPGAREVYARAGDAIGRAIATVANLMGPERVIISGEGLAAYDLFAEQIRDAFAASAFGTAARCDLLTRPLPFDEWARGAAATAIQSFIGGPTRGPG, from the coding sequence ATGCGCTCGACTCCTCGCACCGAGGCGTTCCCGGCCCACACGCCGGCCGCTGCCCAGATCTTCACCACCGTGCTGTCCCACGGTCCGCTCACCCGGTCCGACATGGCCGGCCGGGCGGAGCTGTCGGCCGCCGCCGTCACCAAGGCGGTCCGGCCCCTGATCGAGGCCGGATACCTGGTGGAGGAGGCAGGGGACGAGACGCGTCCCTCGCTGGGACGGCCCGCCAACTCCGTGCGGGTGGACGGCGGTCGGGCCCTGTTCATCGGCGTCAAGGTGACCGGCGACGAGATCATCGCCGTACTGACGGACCTGTGCTGCCGGATCAGGGTCGCCCGCCATGTGCCCCTGCGGGCCCGCGAACCGCAGCCCGTGCTGACCGCCATCGCCGCCCTCGTCCACGAGCTTCTCGCGGAGGCCGACGGGTTCGGGGTCCAGGTCCAGGGGATCGGCGTCGCCGTCTCCGGTGACGTGGACCGGGCCGCGGGAGAGGTCCGCCTCTCACCCTTCCTCGAATGGCGCGACCTGCCCCTCGCGGAGCTGGTGGAGATGACGACCGGCCTCCCGGTCACCGTCGACAACGACGTCCGGGCCCTGACCGTCGCCGAGCAGTGGTTCGGCGCGGGCGTCGGCCTCTCCGACTTCGCCGTGGTCACGGTGGGAGCGGGCATCGGCTGCGGCCTGGTCGTCCACGGGCGGGTCGTCTCGGGAGCGCACGGCGTCGCGGGGGAGATCGGGCACGTGGTCATCGACCCCACGGGCCCGCTCTGCCACTGCGGGAACCGGGGCTGCGCGGAGGCGATCGCCGCCGATCCCGCGATCGTCACCGCGGTACGCGACGCGACGGGCCTCCCGGTGGCCGACGCGGCGCAGGCCGTCGACCTGGCCCGCAAGGGAGACCCCGGCGCACGGGAGGTCTACGCGCGGGCCGGGGACGCGATCGGCCGGGCCATCGCGACCGTGGCCAACCTGATGGGACCCGAACGCGTGATCATCTCCGGTGAGGGCCTCGCGGCCTACGACCTGTTCGCCGAGCAGATCCGCGACGCCTTCGCCGCCTCCGCCTTCGGCACGGCCGCCCGCTGCGACCTGCTGACACGGCCCCTGCCCTTCGACGAGTGGGCCCGCGGCGCCGCGGCCACCGCGATCCAGTCCTTCATCGGCGGCCCGACCCGCGGCCCGGGATGA
- a CDS encoding alpha-galactosidase D, whose protein sequence is MRSSSYAHMAPARRSLRAFLVLALTAATAAALPSAQAATPGADQLSTSTASAAASAATSALAAKPYMGWSSWSMQSSKYPGLNPDGDYSYLTEKNVLKQADALAAKLKPFGYEYVNLDAGWWMDQAWKPGFDEYGRQKADPGRFPRGMKPVADHIHGKGLKAGIYLPVGLQKEAYGEGKVPIWNAGDCTTADIVYGDLRTTNGWDSAYKIDFSDPCAQKYVDSQARLFADWGYDFLKLDGVGPGSGKNGDQYDNVADVAAWNKAIAATGRPIHLEVSWSLDIGRVADWKKYSNGWRIDTDVECYCNTLVSWENSVDDRWDDLPGWTRHAGPGGWNDLDSLDVGNGEMDGLTKAERQSYATLWAIAKSPLYTGDDLTKLDSYGVSLLTNREVIALNQGSTPPARPITSSNPQQVWASKNADGSYTVALFNLDDKPAAVSADWAALGFTGKAAVRDLWNRENLGTYKDKVTQALPAHGSRLFTVTPRGAALATTGYEAEAAANTLSGNASVADCSACSGGRKVGNLYVGGKLRFNDIVVDKAGTYQVRVAYVSGDPRSVEVSANGNGSTSHKFPSTGDWGTAETVSVPVSLKAGANTITFDSGSGYAPDIDRIGVPKSS, encoded by the coding sequence ATGCGGTCATCCTCGTACGCACACATGGCCCCCGCCCGCCGCTCACTGAGAGCCTTCCTCGTCCTGGCGCTGACCGCCGCGACGGCCGCGGCCCTCCCGTCGGCACAGGCGGCCACTCCCGGCGCCGACCAGCTCTCCACCTCGACCGCGTCAGCCGCTGCGTCAGCCGCCACGTCGGCCCTCGCGGCCAAGCCGTACATGGGCTGGTCGAGTTGGAGCATGCAGTCCTCGAAGTACCCGGGCCTCAACCCCGACGGCGACTACAGCTACCTCACCGAGAAGAACGTCCTCAAGCAGGCGGACGCGCTGGCGGCCAAGCTCAAGCCGTTCGGTTACGAGTACGTCAACCTCGACGCCGGCTGGTGGATGGACCAGGCATGGAAGCCCGGCTTCGACGAGTACGGCCGCCAGAAGGCGGACCCGGGGCGCTTCCCGCGCGGTATGAAGCCCGTCGCCGACCACATCCACGGCAAGGGCCTCAAGGCCGGCATCTATCTGCCGGTCGGTCTCCAGAAGGAGGCGTACGGCGAGGGCAAGGTGCCGATCTGGAACGCCGGTGACTGCACGACCGCCGACATCGTGTACGGCGACCTGCGCACCACCAACGGCTGGGACAGCGCATACAAGATCGACTTCTCCGATCCCTGCGCGCAGAAGTACGTCGACTCGCAGGCCCGGCTCTTCGCCGACTGGGGCTACGACTTCCTGAAACTGGACGGCGTCGGACCGGGGTCCGGCAAGAACGGCGACCAGTACGACAACGTTGCCGACGTCGCCGCCTGGAACAAGGCCATCGCCGCCACCGGCCGGCCCATCCACCTGGAGGTGTCCTGGTCGCTGGACATCGGCCGGGTCGCCGACTGGAAGAAGTATTCCAACGGCTGGCGCATCGACACCGACGTCGAGTGCTACTGCAACACCCTTGTCAGCTGGGAGAACTCGGTCGACGACCGCTGGGACGACCTCCCCGGCTGGACCCGGCACGCGGGCCCCGGCGGCTGGAACGACCTGGACTCCCTGGATGTCGGCAACGGCGAGATGGACGGCCTCACCAAGGCGGAACGCCAGAGCTACGCGACCCTGTGGGCCATCGCCAAGTCTCCGCTCTACACCGGTGACGACCTGACCAAGCTCGACTCCTACGGTGTGTCCCTGCTGACCAACCGCGAGGTCATCGCCCTCAACCAGGGCAGCACGCCCCCTGCCCGCCCGATCACGTCGTCGAACCCGCAGCAGGTGTGGGCGTCCAAGAACGCCGACGGCAGCTACACCGTGGCCCTGTTCAACCTCGACGACAAGCCCGCCGCGGTCTCCGCCGACTGGGCCGCCCTCGGCTTCACCGGCAAGGCCGCCGTACGGGACCTGTGGAACCGCGAGAACCTCGGCACGTACAAGGACAAGGTGACGCAGGCGCTGCCCGCGCACGGCTCCCGGCTGTTCACCGTGACCCCGCGCGGCGCCGCGCTCGCCACGACCGGTTACGAGGCCGAGGCCGCCGCCAACACGCTCAGCGGCAACGCCTCCGTGGCCGACTGCTCGGCCTGCTCGGGCGGCAGGAAGGTCGGCAACCTCTACGTCGGCGGCAAGCTCCGCTTCAACGACATAGTCGTCGACAAGGCCGGCACGTACCAGGTGCGGGTCGCCTACGTCAGCGGTGACCCCCGCTCCGTCGAGGTCTCCGCGAACGGCAACGGCTCGACGAGTCACAAGTTCCCCTCCACCGGGGACTGGGGGACCGCCGAGACCGTCAGCGTGCCCGTCTCGCTCAAGGCCGGCGCCAACACGATCACCTTCGACAGCGGCTCCGGCTACGCCCCGGACATCGACCGCATCGGCGTACCGAAGTCGTCCTGA
- a CDS encoding glycosyl hydrolase family 95 catalytic domain-containing protein, whose protein sequence is MDKSRPAEPSRRRLLSLAAATGVAAALGGLPAFTASAAPQRPADSSLPKGSSRDRLWWQAPADEHSMIEQGLPIGNGRLGALASNDPGRELLLITDATMWTGGLNDTLDSDGQFPYSRDDFGSFTLLGRLTVDIPDHDLSAVSGYRRTLDLAQGVVGTSYVRSGVTYERRVFASRPDDAIVLHFTQRGGGRYTGSVTLDGTHGETVRGTSFGAAFPNGLRYGAAVKAYGTGGSVRVKGALVEFTGCKDLTVVVSGGTNYAPDASAHFRDPSLDPEKLARAKVAAAAAHSADTLLHTHVADHRALFEQMELSLGTSSADQRALDTWERIRARALDDTPDPELEASYLQFGRYLMISGSRGSLPLNLQGLWLDGNDPDWMGDYHTDINIQMNYWMADRAGLSQSFDALTDYCLAQFPSWKKLTHDLFNDPRNRYRNSTGKVAGWAVAFSTNIHGGSGWWWHPAGNAWLCASLWEHYEFTRSRSHLARIYPLLKSACEFWEARLITTTLPGTSREVLIDDRDWSPEHGPQDAMGITYAQELVWALFDNYRTAARELKKDSAYAKTIGGLQERLYLPKVSPTTGWLEEWMSPDNLGETTHRHLSPLIGLFPGDRIRPDDSTPPEIVKGATALLTARGMESFGWANAWRSLCWARLKNAENAYQLIVNNLRPSIDGGNGSAPNLFDIYEVEKGRGIFQIDANFGTPAAMIEMLVYSRPGHLELLPALPDAWAKSGSVTGVGARGGFVVDLRWREGKPTEARIRSVGGRTTTVAYGDSSRTVTLKPGASVTLRDFAR, encoded by the coding sequence ATGGACAAGAGCCGCCCCGCCGAGCCCAGCAGACGAAGACTCCTCTCCCTCGCCGCGGCGACCGGTGTCGCCGCAGCCCTCGGCGGCCTGCCCGCCTTCACCGCGTCCGCCGCGCCGCAACGGCCCGCCGACTCGTCGCTCCCGAAGGGGAGTTCGCGGGATCGGCTGTGGTGGCAGGCGCCCGCCGACGAGCACTCGATGATCGAGCAGGGCCTGCCCATCGGCAACGGCCGCCTCGGCGCCCTCGCGAGCAACGACCCCGGCCGTGAGCTGCTGCTCATCACCGACGCCACCATGTGGACCGGCGGACTCAACGACACCCTCGACTCCGACGGTCAATTCCCCTACAGCCGCGACGACTTCGGCTCCTTCACCCTGCTCGGCCGCCTCACCGTCGACATCCCGGACCACGACCTGTCCGCCGTCTCCGGCTACCGGCGCACCCTGGACCTCGCCCAGGGCGTGGTCGGCACGTCGTACGTGCGCTCCGGAGTCACGTACGAGCGGCGGGTCTTCGCGAGCCGACCCGACGACGCGATCGTCCTGCACTTCACCCAGAGGGGCGGTGGCCGCTACACCGGCAGTGTGACCCTGGACGGGACGCACGGAGAGACCGTCCGGGGCACCTCCTTCGGGGCCGCCTTCCCGAACGGGCTGCGCTACGGGGCGGCCGTGAAGGCGTACGGGACCGGTGGCAGTGTCCGGGTGAAGGGTGCGCTGGTCGAGTTCACCGGGTGCAAGGACCTCACCGTGGTGGTGAGCGGCGGCACCAACTACGCGCCCGACGCGTCGGCCCACTTCCGCGATCCGTCCCTCGACCCGGAGAAGCTGGCCCGCGCCAAGGTCGCCGCCGCGGCGGCCCACTCGGCGGACACGCTCCTGCACACCCATGTGGCCGACCACCGCGCCCTGTTCGAGCAGATGGAACTCTCCCTCGGTACCTCGTCCGCCGACCAGCGCGCCCTGGACACCTGGGAGCGGATCAGGGCGCGGGCCCTGGACGACACGCCCGACCCTGAACTGGAGGCCTCCTACCTGCAGTTCGGCCGCTATCTGATGATCTCCGGATCCCGTGGCAGCCTCCCGCTGAACCTCCAGGGGCTGTGGCTGGACGGCAACGACCCGGACTGGATGGGCGACTACCACACCGACATCAACATCCAGATGAACTACTGGATGGCCGACCGGGCGGGCCTGTCCCAGAGCTTCGACGCGCTCACCGACTACTGCCTCGCGCAGTTCCCCTCCTGGAAGAAACTCACCCACGACCTCTTCAACGACCCCCGCAACCGCTACCGCAACTCCACCGGGAAGGTCGCCGGCTGGGCCGTGGCCTTCTCCACCAACATCCATGGCGGAAGCGGCTGGTGGTGGCATCCGGCGGGCAACGCCTGGCTGTGCGCGAGCCTGTGGGAGCACTACGAGTTCACCCGGTCGCGCTCCCATCTGGCCAGGATCTACCCGCTCCTGAAGAGCGCGTGCGAGTTCTGGGAGGCGCGGCTGATCACCACGACACTCCCCGGCACCTCGCGGGAGGTGCTCATCGACGACCGCGACTGGTCGCCCGAGCACGGCCCGCAGGACGCCATGGGCATCACCTACGCGCAGGAACTGGTGTGGGCGCTCTTCGACAACTACCGCACGGCGGCAAGGGAGTTGAAGAAGGACTCCGCCTACGCGAAGACCATCGGCGGCCTCCAGGAGCGGCTGTATCTGCCGAAGGTCAGTCCCACGACGGGCTGGCTGGAGGAGTGGATGTCACCCGACAACCTCGGCGAGACCACCCACCGGCATCTCTCCCCGCTCATCGGACTCTTCCCCGGCGACCGCATCCGGCCCGACGACTCCACCCCGCCCGAGATCGTCAAGGGCGCGACGGCCCTGCTCACCGCGCGCGGCATGGAGAGCTTCGGCTGGGCCAACGCCTGGCGCAGCCTGTGCTGGGCCCGGCTCAAGAACGCGGAGAACGCCTACCAGCTGATCGTCAACAACCTCCGCCCGTCCATCGACGGCGGCAACGGCTCCGCACCGAACCTCTTCGACATCTACGAGGTCGAGAAGGGCCGCGGCATCTTCCAGATCGACGCCAACTTCGGTACGCCCGCGGCGATGATCGAGATGCTGGTGTACTCCCGCCCGGGCCACCTGGAACTGCTCCCGGCCCTGCCCGACGCATGGGCGAAGTCCGGTTCCGTCACGGGGGTCGGCGCCCGCGGAGGCTTCGTCGTCGACCTGCGCTGGCGCGAGGGCAAACCGACCGAGGCGCGGATCCGCAGCGTCGGCGGCCGGACGACCACGGTCGCGTACGGGGACTCGTCCCGCACGGTGACCCTGAAGCCCGGCGCCTCCGTCACCCTGCGGGACTTCGCCCGATGA